One Achromobacter xylosoxidans A8 genomic region harbors:
- a CDS encoding DNA topoisomerase, with protein MATDLTKLDELWIAEKPSNQAVIEKAMRGLGAQWVNSSTSRADGFVLLNWNGKSIAVTSVFGHMLSMVLPRGYESYQRYVEQSKELGRWDFFGFLPWFPPELLYVAKPELGRDGKPVTRGGQPVESVRLKLVEQLLRKAKEVVNACDTDREGQLIFDEIVMRRLKQDPAASRFKRVRIVNTDDKAMMETVQTLEANGSELWVNLRAAAVAREECDFLLGMNLSMAVQSLVRRERGAPSIGLGRVKIAIAVLVDQQDRQIAAFVPYDAFVPIAQLADRTQLRWFKRLGSEGAPGFNAKGQLVDKVLADRIVADVARGQPGVITNASVEEKGEPAPLPYSMGTLLVEASKKLGLTVSEVQELAQKLYEKHKLITYVGTDCQYLPENMHERAPEILHALRFATGAVPGLDKALELANPAFKSRAFNDSKVDEHFAITPTGGEPVGLNDAEAALYGMIVNRYVAQFLGPYTYLSTVLTVQFGQDVFRALARKPTRAGWRAISDLSIDDSEGAGDAVDVSRFREGEQIQAVGARIDVKRVDPPSAFNQATLAEAMLNAHRYVRDEDYPTRAQAEEVRKVLSQTEGIGTSRTRASAITEVLAMGLLFEAGQGKKRTVHISDIGRQMLGLLPSHLTSIAVTAQWELLFSLVAKGQIPASAVIDQQKQLIKYVVKFLDDNRRAAA; from the coding sequence ATGGCGACGGACCTGACGAAGCTGGATGAGCTATGGATTGCGGAGAAACCTAGCAACCAAGCAGTGATCGAGAAGGCGATGCGCGGCCTGGGGGCGCAGTGGGTCAATTCCTCTACTAGCAGGGCGGACGGGTTCGTCTTGCTGAACTGGAACGGAAAGTCCATAGCAGTTACGAGCGTATTCGGCCACATGCTGTCAATGGTGCTTCCACGAGGCTACGAAAGCTACCAGCGCTATGTTGAGCAAAGCAAGGAATTGGGGCGTTGGGACTTCTTCGGATTTCTCCCGTGGTTTCCTCCAGAGCTTCTGTATGTGGCAAAGCCGGAGCTAGGGCGCGACGGAAAGCCTGTGACGCGCGGCGGCCAGCCGGTGGAATCGGTACGCCTGAAGCTCGTAGAACAGTTGCTGCGCAAGGCCAAGGAAGTAGTCAATGCCTGCGACACGGATCGGGAAGGGCAACTGATCTTCGACGAAATTGTCATGCGCAGGCTGAAGCAGGATCCGGCCGCGTCGCGGTTCAAGCGCGTGCGAATCGTCAATACCGATGACAAGGCCATGATGGAGACCGTGCAGACGCTCGAGGCGAATGGATCGGAGCTCTGGGTGAATCTTCGCGCCGCGGCTGTTGCACGGGAAGAGTGCGACTTCCTCTTGGGCATGAATCTGTCGATGGCTGTTCAATCCCTGGTACGTCGCGAGCGCGGTGCACCGTCCATCGGATTGGGACGAGTCAAAATCGCCATTGCTGTGCTGGTGGACCAGCAAGACCGCCAAATTGCCGCATTTGTTCCATATGACGCCTTTGTTCCCATAGCTCAGCTGGCAGATCGAACGCAATTGCGCTGGTTCAAACGCCTGGGTTCGGAAGGGGCGCCGGGTTTCAACGCTAAGGGGCAGCTGGTCGACAAGGTGCTGGCCGACCGGATCGTGGCTGATGTCGCGCGCGGACAGCCGGGAGTGATCACCAATGCTTCCGTCGAGGAGAAAGGCGAGCCTGCGCCACTGCCATACTCGATGGGAACGTTGTTGGTCGAGGCTTCAAAGAAGCTGGGCCTCACAGTAAGCGAAGTGCAGGAGCTTGCCCAGAAGCTCTACGAGAAACATAAGCTCATCACCTACGTTGGCACTGATTGCCAATATTTGCCGGAGAACATGCACGAGCGAGCGCCGGAGATTCTGCACGCACTGCGATTTGCGACCGGTGCTGTACCCGGCCTCGATAAGGCGTTGGAGCTTGCCAATCCCGCTTTCAAGTCTCGTGCCTTCAATGACAGCAAGGTTGACGAACACTTCGCGATTACGCCGACTGGAGGTGAACCGGTCGGCCTAAACGACGCAGAAGCTGCCTTGTACGGAATGATCGTGAACCGCTATGTGGCGCAGTTCTTGGGGCCGTACACGTACCTTTCGACGGTGCTGACGGTGCAGTTTGGGCAGGATGTATTCCGGGCTCTCGCACGCAAGCCAACACGCGCGGGTTGGCGCGCGATCTCCGACCTCTCCATCGATGACTCAGAGGGAGCCGGCGACGCGGTGGATGTATCCCGGTTCCGCGAAGGGGAGCAGATTCAGGCGGTGGGCGCCCGAATTGACGTCAAGAGAGTGGACCCGCCTAGCGCATTCAACCAGGCCACGCTTGCGGAGGCGATGCTGAACGCGCATCGGTATGTGCGCGATGAGGATTACCCCACTCGCGCTCAGGCAGAAGAGGTGCGCAAAGTTCTCTCCCAAACGGAGGGAATCGGCACGTCCCGAACCCGGGCGAGCGCCATCACTGAAGTGCTCGCCATGGGCCTGCTGTTCGAGGCGGGACAGGGTAAAAAGCGCACGGTCCACATATCCGATATCGGACGCCAAATGCTCGGCCTTCTTCCGTCGCATCTCACGAGCATTGCAGTTACCGCGCAGTGGGAGCTCCTGTTCTCCCTGGTTGCAAAGGGTCAGATTCCCGCCAGCGCGGTGATAGACCAGCAAAAGCAGCTCATCAAGTACGTCGTGAAGTTTCTCGATGACAACCGGCGCGCCGCCGCCTAG